tctgttttaaacgctgctgattcggaatgtttacacgttcagaatcagccagcgtatactctgtgtgaaggggccctaaatttTGGAGCAGCATATCTGCCATGAAAATATTAGACTGTATATAAGAAGATTTTCCATGTTTTTGCTTACAGTGACAATACTTGGGATAGGTCATAGCAACAGCTAAAAGCaggcagctccatccactgtgttgcggtccattcacttgaatgggacttgagctgcagtaacccagctGTTTTTGCCTGCTATGAACAGAAAAAGATCAGAGTTGTGCATGCGTCTTCCCacttatctgatattgatgacttacccTTTAAGCCCCTTGTAAGGGCAGCATCTTATAGTGACAGAGCAGACTAGTGGTAATACCATAACAGAGCTTATGTTCCAGTTAGGCTAAAAGGTTTCCTACAAGGCTTGTGTATTTGTGAGCGTCACACCTGTTTCTTTCTGTCCAGAAGGTCACTGATGCAAATGTCTGTACACATCAGCTGGCAACAGCCATTGGTAGAAGGGACAGGGAAGTGCAAGGCTTAAACTTCTCTCAGTGGAAAGGTTGATGAATATATTGTATGAGCAGCTTTCCCTTTAGACAGTTGCTTATATTTTGGGAACTTTTTTTCCACGCATGTGATTCTCGGACAATATGTGACTTGACACACTAAGATTTAGTTGCTGGGTCCGCAGCAATAATATGCAGTGAACTGCAGTACAATAGATGTTCCAAATATAGCTAACAAAAAATTATTTGGGAAAAAATAAGCTTATTGCAGGTTGTAAAACCGTCAGCCTGCGTATTATATTGCAGAAATCCTTGTTCACTGGGAATTTCCTCCTCCTGTTTATAGGGGTGATGGCTTCTGAATCCACAGCAAAGTTTGCATGTAACGCGTGCAAATTTTGTCACAATTGTGGCAATATGCCACAGATTTCGTGCCcaagattttatttaattttttaatatattaatgaGGCTGGTGACGTAGCGCTCAGCCTGGTCAGTATTGCAGGGGTCAGTGTGTCTTTCTTGTGACACTAATATCtgttaccctatagctgatatttGTTCCATAgctcatttttcatttacagctGGTACATCCATCAGTTTCACTTTGCGAGCTTTGAAATCACTGTGGCTAGTTATCTGAAATGGATATTGAATTACATGTTCGGTtccttgtgacttttttttttaatctttgtaCACACATGCCAGTCATGCCAGGTAAGCGTAAAGCAAGGGACACACCAGGCATACTTGCAGTAGTATCCGATACGCTGCAGTAACAGTATGGTACATGAGACTTCACAAAATCCATCTGCTGCAACTGAACACAAGTCAGTGACCTGGTAGTAAACcctcagcatgtcagttattgcTGTTGGTTTTACCAGTGCATTGTAAAGGTTATATTGAGCTGGAGACCTGTGGCTATTCCTGCAGGAAAACATAGCGATTTTActttgagcagcatgtccactattGACACTAGAGTGGTCACAAGGATGTTGGGCAGAGGTAAGGGGGTAGGGCAATATGGTGCAGAGAGCTAGGGCCCTATACATGAAGAGAATACAATTCTGGTGGCTCAATAACACCTGCATCCTATTCACATGGCCCTGCTTTTTAGATGACAGTTTTTCAAACCTATCTTATTTTATTTGTGCAGATCGGGAGGATCGTTCCTTTGGCAGGGATCGAGATCGCAATAGAGATTCTGATAAGACGGACTCTTCTGACTGGAGGGCACGTCCCACCACAGAAAGTTTTGATGATTATCCTCCTCGTCGTGGTGGAGATGATAGCTACGGAGACAGTAAGTTATAACATAATCTAACTGTtggggtgtgtgtatatatatatatatatatatatatatatctagtctgGCCTTGTTTTATTTCCcttttatcttaggatagacatgtttatcctatatacagtatatataaatgaATTTAATGTACACTTCCCAACTCCCATCTGCTGGACGTTTGCCTAAGCACAAATTTCTATTGCAGGATATCGTAATGATCGCTATGAGTCGGATCGGTATCGTGATGGCCCACGTAGGGATGACCGATACGAGCGTGACAGAGGGAGAGACCGCTATGATGATCGTGATCGCAGAGATTATGACAGAGGTAAGTGGCATTGTGTTCTTAAAAGTTGGATAGAGCCGGTTTCACATTGGTTCACATATTTTCTCATATTAAATCtaatgggacttttttttttttttttttggggggggggggggggggatgtccatACATTCTTACAACAGAAAACCAATAGCAGACACATTCCCTGTGGACATTACCTTAATATGTTCAGTAGCTTACAGTAACAAAGCTCATTTTatttaaaatagaaaaaattgcaaatttcgTATGCCTCAATTCATGAATTTTTATTCACGTAATAGGTTATGATTCCCGAGGAGGGGGCAGGAGGGCGTTTGGCAGTGGTTACCGTAGAGATGATGATTACAGAGGTGGCGGAGACCGTTATGGCGGCGATAGGTATGACGACAAGCGAGAAGACAAGTCAGACAGGTGGAATGGCTACTCCCGAAATGAAGAGAGGAGGGAAGAGAGAGGTATGTTATTGTGTACATATGTTATAGCTaatgcgtaaaaaaaaaaaaaaaaaaaatgtattcagaACAAACACTTTTATGTTCTAGTATGAATTCCCTCTTGCTTTTCTTTGTATATATTAGGTCCACCCCAGAGGCCAAAGTTGAACCTCAAACCACGTACTGCTCCCAAAGAGGAAGATAACAGTGGGGCTCCTGCACCATCCAGTCGAGCAGCTTCAATTTTCGGTGGAGCTAAACCTGTGGACACCGCTGCTAGGGAGCGCGAGGTGGAGGAACGTCTGCAGAAAGAGCAGGAGAAACTGAGTCAGCGTCATTTGGATGATGACCGGCCTCGACAGATAGAGAGGAAACCGAGAGAGAGGTGCGCTGCTAGAACTAGGTTTTTTTGgtcgtgtgtgtgtctgtatacttTGGTTGGCTTTTTAGTTAGTGTAAATGTTGTAGTGTTTCTGAAATACTTTTAGTTTTTATATGGCAATACATGATGCAAATGGTTTTGTTATGGTAGACATCCTAGCTGGCGCagtgaggagaaccaggagagatcTAGGACTGGAAGCGAGTCTTCTCAAACAGGCAACAGTGGATCATCTTCAAGAAGTGAGTGACTTGTCATCTGTTGGCCATAATGATCATTTTGTTTTTGTGGTTGGGGCTGAATTGTGCTATAAATTACACTTCAAGGGTAAACAGAAGTGAAACCGATCTGTAAATAATCTAGATTTAAAGTGTTTCCTAttgttttgtgtctacagctcccGAGCAGACTTGTTCTGAACTCCCTGCTGATAACTACTAGTCTTATACTGCAtctatttccttaaaggggttttccaggactaagaAAATAAGACTAAAGGCAGGAAATACTTgttatatgaatgaatgaataaactgAACTGAGTACCTTTTATGTGTGTGTGGACCATTTTTACCATTCCTCATATTTTCTTTCTCATTCACTACTTCTGGTTTCTACTTCCTGGTGGTGGGAGTGTCAGTGCTTTTCCAGGCAGACCTTCCCAGCATCTGCCCACTGCACCTCCTAGCAGTTTTTGATTCACACCcaatatacatacatgtatgtatatctacacacacaccacacacacacagttaaatatatatgcatacatctatgtacagtgtgtatgtgtaatatatgcacgtgtatatctctgtatacatacttaaatatgtatgtatataaaagTATGCCTGCTGTGTAGATATATATTGGCTGAGTGTCCATAAAGCACTATCGTACAGTCTGGCCCCATGATACAACACTTCCCATTAAGGCTGTGTTTACACggttttgcttaaaaaaaataaattaaagactGAACTTTGTattaaagggctcgttcacacggggcaagagggggcggattttggcgctgaatccacgtcagaatccgctccctcacaatagaggtctatgtaaaccGCTAGCTTGTTTTTTTCCATAAGCGGTATGATCCCGTTCACGGgggaaaagaagcgagctgccctttcttcagacggattgcGCGGCTGATTCAGACCCAGCGTTCACCTCGTGTCAGCAACCTctggactgggcccattcatttgggcctactccggagtgggaagctgtgactgtcggaagtcgtagcaggcgtattttggtcctattctggtgcggcttcccacgtcacaatccggaccaaaatccgccattctgtgcctcgtgtgaactagccctaaaacccacgtgttttgtttttttttttagtgtacaTTATTCAAAAAAACATATGCAATTTTCCCTGCTTAATGCTAATGATAAAGCATTCACATCTTATGCACATGTTGCTTGTCTCCTTGTGCATCTTCTGTGCTGCCAGCCTGTCTGTGTCCATAAAACCCCCCCAACCACTCACGGAAGAGTCGGCAAAGCTAGAATAGttataaataaaacaaataaaaagtgtTTATCTACGTTACATGGTACATGCTGCGGCTGCCTCTAGTCACTGATGTGATCTTAAGTGTTTCCATGTGTGCTGACCAGGACCAACCCCCACCTTCCCCActgctctggcagtcaataaagtttagacaaatACTGCCTTCATCACTAATGACATCACGTTCATGGTGGGTGTGGCTAACAACTGAAGTCATGTGCACTATGAACAGCACATGATCAAGACCAGAAAGGAAGTGATTGTAAGAGATTGTGTTGGCCACACATTCCTGCACAAAGGATATATTTGAtctcaattttaaaaaaataagattttttttctacacattctgtatttaaaaaaaaaaaaaaggaaaatgccTTTAATCTGTATTTTACTACCTGCTAACTGATGCAGTATATTTTGGCATGACGTAGAGACCAAATGGGAGTAAGACGCTGTTCGGACTCTATTTGTAGCTATAACCAGATCTCATATACCTTTgatggggcttaaaggggttttccagtaccAAATAGGTTTTTTCATACTGGTGACCAGAAGCAAATATAGTTTCCTATATCatcccacatactgtatacactccCATGCTTTAtttctgtataatgtcctgtatggTGCTACTGCAGCTTCAGAGGACATTATAGAGCATGGGAGGCGACATAGCACCTAATCTCTACCAAGCAGAGACAGAGCTATATAATGCAAGGTACAAGTCATATAGTCCCCAAAAATAGTGTTATCCCTCATGTACTAACATATGGCAACTTAGACGTTAGATATGTTTTGTCATATGAAAATGTCAAAATGACTGTTTATTCAGCCATAGTGTCCTGTGTAGACATCCATCTTTACCTGGCTTCATCTTTTGCTTCACAGTCTCACGAAGAAGAGAAAGTGAAAAATCTGTAGAAAATGAAGTTTTTGCAAAAGAGGAGGAACCTTCTCATATGAAACCCAATAAATCTGATTCCCAGCTCCCATTAAAAGTAATGCCTGCTCCCCCGCCGAAGGAGAATGCATGGGTGAAACGTAACACAGCGCCTCCCACCAATCGGTCACTCAGTTCAGAGTCCTCTCAAAGGTAAGTATCCTTAAGAGGTAGTAAAGACTTGTTATGGGTGACTAATTATGGTGTACGTATATAGGGATGGTCGGATCAGAGATCTTTCtgatttcttaaagaggacctttcaccattttgcctataggcagttctatatactgccggaaagctgacagtgagctgagttcagcgcactgtcggctttcccgatctgggcccggtgtgaagagcttacggtaccgtagctcttctatggtcagaagggcgtttctgacagccagagacgtccttcttcacagcacagccaatcgcgctgtgctgtggagccgggaggaacaccccctccatctgctcgcagtactcgtccatagacgagcattatcagggagggagggggcgttcctcccggctctcacagcacagcgcgataggctgtgctgtgaagaaggacgtctctggctaactgtcagaaacgcccttctgaccatagaagagctacggtaccggaccgtaagctcttcacaccgggcacagattgggaaagccgacagtgcgctgaactgagcgcactgtcagctttccggcagtatatagaactgcctgtgggcaaaatgatgaaaggtcctctttaatattaagGCCTGTAACTACAACGGGTTTTCCTCTACTTCTGGAGGTAAAAGGttttatttttagttataccaagggcttatttacagtaagagcagtgagactatggcCTTGGAGACCTTTCTTGAAAGTAAGAACGTCACTCTTTATGGGAACTTGTAACTTTGGGGATAGGATGTTGAGCCAGAGACAGTCCTGTTCAGAAGGCAATCTCTGATGGGGCAATTGGCTGCATTCTCGtagacttaaaaaaaacaaaaaaaaaccaaaaaaaaaaaaacccttccttacgatagatacacacacacacacacacacacgtggacaaaattgttggtccccctcgtttaatgaaaataaaccacaatggtcacagaaataacttgaatctgacaaaaataataataaaaattctatgaaaatttgatttcgggtttgaagggggccttttccagacggcatgtttcatctcctttcaaagatgctcaataggatttaggtcagggctcatcaaaggccacttcagaatagtcctgtgttttcctcttagccaatCTTGGGTgctgttagctgtgtgttttgggtcattatcctgttgcaagacccatgacctgcgactgagaccaagctttctgacactgggcagcacatttctctcttgatagtcttgagatttcattgtaccctgcacagattcaagactccctgtgccagatgcagcaaagcatccCCAGAACATAagagtctcctccatgtttcacagtagggacagtgttcttttcaagataggcttcattccatctgtgaacatagagctgacgtGCTTTGCCAAAGAgtttgatctttgtctcatctgtccataggacattctcccagaagctttgtggcttgtcaacatgtagttaggttattacttttgtcagatttgaGTTATTTGTGTGACCATTGCGGGTTttcctttcattaaacgagggataccagcaattttgtccacgtgtgtatattatataattttaattattttcttaTTTGAATTGGACATTTGTGTTAAAATTCCAACATGTCCTAAGATTCTAGGTATTAGCATTTGGAAGCAATGTGTGAACTGACATATGTTTCCTTTTAGTGGAGGAGAAAGGCACAGTTCGGACAGGCGGCAGCCCGCTACAGGGCAAAAAAGAGGTAATCCGGCTATTCTATACCTAATTCTTTACCGTTGGGAAATgtgaataggggaaaaaaaatactccttTTATATTTGTACAGATGAGAACAAAGAGGAAGATCTGGATAATGTATCAAAGGCCGGAGGAAAGAACACAGAAGAACGCAGTAAAACATCAGATAGGTGTGTAGTTTTGGGGGTCCTTTCTATCTTTGAGATTTATTTGAGACAAATCGTGGTGTTATTGGCAGAAATTGTACAGAAAGGATATGAGAGAGAATTTAAATTTGGGGACAAAAGAAGGAAACCCTATATACTCACCCATGGCATTAAAACTGCTGCCAGGAGAGGTGAATGACATTGCTTCTCTTGTGACAATGGCAGCAAGTCGTCAGTCGGTTCTTGTTCTTGAAAGCAGGAAAAATGAGCAAGGGTCTGAGATACTGTAACAAGGGCCAATGTGTAATGTCTAAACTGTGTCAGAGAAAATCCAAAATGGCAAGTCTTGTAGGGTGTACCTAAGGAGTGGCTTAAGGAGGTAGTGTTGGGGAACTGACATCAAGGCTGTGGGGTCCCCAGGGTACATTGATGCGTGGGGAAGGGGTATAAGCTAGTCCATTTGATCTAACCCTGCAGAAACTGGTAAAATAAATATGGGGGTTGTCTCAAATCAGAAATTTGAATGCAATAAGAAGGGAAGGTGTCGAAAATAAAAATGCACCAATACATACCTGCATCTTCCCAGTCGCCTCCACTGCTCAGTTTATATACAGAGCAGCTGAGTTGTCAGGAGGTTTGCAGGGTTCGAGGGAAAGATGTAAGGTAAGTATTGGTGCCTTTTTATTTTCTATGCCTCCCCTTCTTGTTGCATTCAAATGATGTGGGCCAACTTGCTGGTCAGATGGAAGACTGAAGTGATAAGGTGATCTGTCAGGACAGGTGTGTTGCATTGATGACTCCTCCTTAGGTTTATCCATCAATATGTGTTTGCTTGGGGGCTGCCCCCACCACCAAACAATAAGTAGAATGCAGTGGCATCCATGCAGTAGTTTTGGGCTCCTGGATGTGGCTGTCAGTCACCATACTGAATGCGTAGTCTTGTGAACACCATTCATTTTGCTATTCATTGAGGATTCTTTTCCTGAAAAGGCCAAAGAACCGACGAATCCTCTTTGTAGATGAGACACATGTCATAGTGGTTATGTATGTAAATCTTTACATTGACATAGTGCTTCCTGTAGATCTCCTGTATACCTTCTTGTATTTGTAATCCATCTATGTCTTCTCTTATTCTAGGAAAGAAAAGAAGGATCCGGAATTAAAGAAAAAAGATGAACAGGCAGCTGTAAGATGTCTTATAATTCCCCCTCCCTATTGTAGTTTTTCCTTCTGCTTCACCAGGTCGAGATCTGGAAGAAACTCTCAAAAATGATAGGGGTATTCCCATTACAAAACAAGTCCTTTGGTTGCCTTACCCAAGACCCAATGATTTTGAGAAGAttcctttaaacttttttttttttttcccgccagGGGTTTTTGCCTACatgcacacacattcacagagTTGCAGAACTGGAACTGATCTTAAATCTTTAAAATGTCTGCCAGCCACGAATGTGTTAAACTACAGCTATGTTTTTGAGCGTGCAGAGCATACGTTGCATGGCAGTACTACTTATGAATGCACAGAACTAGTCAtgcaattttgcaaatttttgaggTTAAGAACTCTTGGGATAGTCTCACATTGGTGTATTTGGTCTGTAAAATATGGACCGTCATCCATATTTCCCAGACCAAACATTGTGCAGAGACCCACTCTAGACATCATTGGGAGGCTAAAGGCTTATGACTGGAGTCCAGGCCTTTGCTCACTGGTTCATTCATGCATTAGGCAGAGCTTCCTTATCTTCACTTGTTTATCTATGTTGAATCTGTATTCACTTCatgcacagaagtctatggagggggagcTAATAGATTTATTGCCTCTTCCTGTAGAGTcttgaagatacagcagtgtcagaACATCTCTCATTCATTGTTTTAGCAGCTGCTGTTACTTGTGTATCTTTACAAATGAATAAAGGAAGCCCCATATGGCTTTCTCACCAAAGTATATGCAGCGTCCACTCACAGCTGTATCTGCAGTTAGTCGAGTTGCCTTCTAACCGGGATATTGGTTGAAAGAACTTGCCATTATATGTTCTTGACTACTGAAGTGCAGCCCTGGCAAGGATGTAGGGGATGTAGATTGGCAGGGTTAGGATAGAATAGGATTGAGCTGTAATAGCAGGTACCAATGCTGCAAAAATGACACTTCGGTATATGGTTAATAACGTAAGGAACGCTTCACTCACTGGAACGCTGCGGCCCCtttggttttttttctctgcacattGTGTAACCTCCATATTGCGAAATCTCACTCCCCGGTGACTGGTGTGTCAATGACAGGGAAAGGAATAACCTCTTACTCTGACTTTTCTCTTGCAGAAATTCAGCCAAGCAAGCAAGTATGCAGCTTTGTCCATGGATGGGGAAGAGGAGCCTGAAGAATACGTTGAATAACATGGGGGAATATTTCTTGTGTCCATGGATTCCTTACTCCCTTCTCCTTTAATCTCCCATATGTCCTTTTCCATGACAGTCATTGGCATAAGCCAGAGCAAGACAAGCAACACCCCTTCCGGCTCTGCCCCCCTCAAAAAATCAAAAACCGACCTTGACTCCTCAGACAATGATCTTCAGTTAGAATCACAATGAGCTGTTTGTTCTCTTGCATGCTGCTGCAGCTTTATACCGTGTGTGCGTGAGTTAGGAGGGGGCATAAATGCAGTGTGTGGTGTAGGGGAGCTCCATCACAGTCAATGCTATAATCGGGGAGGGGGAAGCATCCCAGACTATCTGATACGGAGTGCTGAGGATGCAGAGCGCTTCCCAGACCACCTCTGCCATGTTGTACAAAGGTAATCATTTTTATGCCAGTGAAGCCATTATATTCAGGGAGTAAAAGCTATTCCAGAATTAAATTTAGGCGCCTACCAGAGCTCCTATTTTTAAAGACATTTACCAgcatccaaaaaaaataaaaaaagtagtaATTGGAATGAATTTGCTGGaggtaattgcttttttttaGTCCCGAATAGGAATCTAAATCTGATGATGTGAAGCCCTATGTTCCCGCTTCAGTAGTGATAGGGACGTCTTCAGACGCATGGTTTGCACTCATAATCGAGCTGCCCGAAGCCTCTCCTCATTGGCGCATCAGACAAGGAATAGCAGTCCTATACACAAGCGCAAACCTGTACTTTCCTTATACATAGAAGACTTTCCCCCTCAGGCTTTGTGTGATGCTGTGGATTTCAAGAAGGCTGCTGTAAGCAGTGAACATTTGTCCATAAGAAGGAGgggtttttttatatattgtaccCGGAGCAGGCAGTGTATTGCCTTTCACACATCAATTTGGCCAGTCCTCTATACCTCCCCCTTCATCAGGCCTTCCCTAATTTATAACTAATGTGCATCACTTAGCTGCGTTCTTGACTCGCGAACCAGCTTGAGATAACTTCGTTTAACATTTGACACTTCATAAAGGAGTGTTATCCGaaggaaatatataataaaaacttGTAATGATTTGTAATCTGCTTTCTGGGAGATGTTTTATTATCATGTAAAGTTACCTTACCAGCCCTCttatttttgttttctgtttATCAGCTCTGTCCCCCTGCCCTCAAATAAACTAATCTTTAAAGTACATCAGCTGCTTTAACCTTTTTGTCTGCTGTGTTTAGTTTTCCCTTTatctaactttttattttttgcttgacgTTGACAAAAATCTCTTTATAAAGGGAGATTTATGCAGATTCTCTCTAAAGAGTGTTGTTGTTGGagtgggtaaaatcaggtgctgCTTGGACCAGTAGGCGGCGCTGTCTCCTGTGACTTATTATGAGGCACCACCAGCATTGTTAGCTACTATTTAAATAATGCAACACCTGAAAATGCTAAGGGTGTcgggtatattacctgtgattGGATGGCGGTTGGAGCCTGTTAAacatggctgggttcacatctgcatcaaagCCTTATCAAAACAAGGGACACCTGATGGACTCATTTGTCAGTGGGGTCTGCCAGGGCTCTGGGTATCTTCTGTTTTAGTGGTTTGCTTCTCCTTTGTCTCGATCCCCCAAACAACTAAGAGAAAGCACTACTGGAAACCTAGTCTAACACTGCCAGATCTAAGGCAGCGCCACCTAAACATCAGCGCTATATGGAGCCGCTTCCGGCACCTACCTAGTACACAATGCAgtgctggaagcagaaagctctatctGTAGTATAGGGGTTGCCAGACCTTCATTCccgctcagctcccactgacttcaaagtTCTGGTATGCAGTGAAGgtgctgctatacagtggatggagctttctgcttctggccctttTTTGTGAACAGGACAAGCATTGAAAGCTGATCCAGTCTGGGGGCTGCATGTTGGTCCCCCACCGATCAGGTATTTTATCgattatcctgaggataggccattaaaaaagaagcctggacaacctctttaatacgaGTATGCcctacactttaatgtccccccgTCACTGTACCCACACAATATATTAGCTCCAGCACTGCTCCTCATACATTGTGGAGGAGGGGATGCAGTGAAGGGTCCACTGGGCCATACAGTGGACCCTTACCATCAGTGGACTGCATGGTAAGGGTCAGTAGGGTCCCCTTAAGTATCATTGGTGTCCATCATTTCAGGGATAGGGCACTTACATTATTTTTGTGCAAGAAGCAAAGTGTTTGAAACAACAAGGCGGGTATGTCAGGGATTCTGGAGCATTCAGCTTAGTACATCACCCTGAGGTTTCTACTTTCATTTTTTAAGATTTCGTTCTTCTTTGGGAGGTACCAAATATAAGTAGGAGGAGACTATTCTGATTGGTAGACAGAGCTATGGACTCAGATGTGTCCAGAATTGAGGATTATGATTAAATTGTCCTGTTTCACCACTTTTGTTGATTTGCTGGTTCT
This sequence is a window from Leptodactylus fuscus isolate aLepFus1 chromosome 2, aLepFus1.hap2, whole genome shotgun sequence. Protein-coding genes within it:
- the EIF4B gene encoding eukaryotic translation initiation factor 4B encodes the protein MAASAKKKNKKGKTLTLTDFLADDGNSGGGGGGGGGGGGGGSTYAPKPTSWADETDDLEGDVSTTWHSNDDDTYRGHPIDRSILPTAPRAAREPNVDRSRLPKSPPFTAFLGNLPYDVTEESIQKFFRGLNISAVRLPREPSNPERLKGFGYAEFDDLDSLLRALSLNEESLGNRRIRVDVADQAQDKDREDRSFGRDRDRNRDSDKTDSSDWRARPTTESFDDYPPRRGGDDSYGDRYRNDRYESDRYRDGPRRDDRYERDRGRDRYDDRDRRDYDRGYDSRGGGRRAFGSGYRRDDDYRGGGDRYGGDRYDDKREDKSDRWNGYSRNEERREERGPPQRPKLNLKPRTAPKEEDNSGAPAPSSRAASIFGGAKPVDTAAREREVEERLQKEQEKLSQRHLDDDRPRQIERKPRERHPSWRSEENQERSRTGSESSQTGNSGSSSRISRRRESEKSVENEVFAKEEEPSHMKPNKSDSQLPLKVMPAPPPKENAWVKRNTAPPTNRSLSSESSQSGGERHSSDRRQPATGQKRDENKEEDLDNVSKAGGKNTEERSKTSDRKEKKDPELKKKDEQAAKFSQASKYAALSMDGEEEPEEYVE